From the Polaribacter huanghezhanensis genome, the window CCAAGAATACTTTCAATAGAAATTTTATTTTATAAATAGTTCTTGTTCCAGCAATATTCATGGTGTTTGCTTGATTAGTAATAGCAATTGGTTTTCTGCCCTCAATTCTAGCTTCTAGCAGGCAGAAAATATGATTAAATCCATCTTTTCTTGCCCCTTCATCTTTTAAATAAACTTCTATTCTTGTAATATGAGACTCAAATCTTTATAATGCTTCCGCGATTTGAGAAGTGAGAAAATCACAGCTTCTTTTTTCTCCATTAAGGGTTTTGTCTGTGTTTATTTGGATTGTCATATTTATAGTTTTTAATGTTTACTTGAATAGGTTTCTAATATCTTATTTAGGGAATCTAGATATTCTTTTAGTGCTTTATTATTTACATCTTTTTCAGTTGTGAAAAGGAAGCCTCTTGGGATTTCATTTATGTATTTAATCAGTTCTGGATGCTCCTCTTCAATTTTTATTGTTGTTAATCGAATATTATCATTAAGGTCATTTTGAGATTCCATTTTTTTATAATTTTCTAAAAATTCTTGTCTTTTTTTTTTTTAAATATTTTTTATTTTTTATTTTGTTGTTCTTTTATTGTTGTCTTTTCAAAATCAAAATGGTTAGTTAATTGGTTAATATTAATAGTCGGATTTGTTGGATGAGTCTGTTCTTTTGTTCTTTTGAATTTCTTTCTGTCTTTAATCATTCCCATGTTTGTCGTTTTATTTGTTCATTCTTAGTATACATCTTTAATACTTAAACATTGCTAATACTGTGTTAAAACCTAAAATTATTTTCAAAAACTATCTTATCTTTAATTATTTAAATCTTTTAATTTTTCAATAAAAAATAAAAACATGCACATAGAACAACTGAGAGAATATTGTATTTCAAAAAAAGGTGTTACAGAACATTTTCCGTTTGATGATGTTACCTTGGTGTTTAAAGTAATGGGGAGAATGTTTGCGTTGGTGGGTTTGAATCATTGGGAAAAAGGAGAAACCAATATCAATTTAAAATGCGATCCAGAATGGGCAGAGGAGTTGCGTGGCGAATACGAAAGTGTAAATGCAGGTTGGCACATGAGTAAAAAACATTGGAATACCGTTACTTTAAACAACGATGTTTCTGATACTTTTGCTTTTGAATTGATAGATCATTCGTATGATTTGGTTGTAAAAGGATTGACAAAAAAGTTGAAAGAGGAACTGAAAAACAGCTAAATGTCATTCCGAAATGAGCTTGCCTGCAAGAAGGCAGGGAACGATTGAGGAATCTCACGATAATATAAATGCTTTTAAATTAGTGAATCGGTATTGTAATTAAGGTTTATTTGTCATTCCTGTGAAGCTTGTGCTCAACTTGATTGGGTAACAGGAATCTATATACAATAAAGTTGTAAATGACAAAAGTCCGCACTTAATATAGTTTCTTTGGATTCCCGCTTACGCGAGAATGACAGCAGTAATGTCATTCCGAAAAGAGGGAACGATTGAAAAATTTTTAATAAAAAGCGGAATGTCAATAATAGCAACAAAAACTGAATACTGAGACTGCTAACTGAGACTGCAAACTGAAACTACTAATGCAAACTTCTATAGTTAGAAGGCGTAATTCCTTTATTCTCTTTAAACTTTCTATTAAAATTAGAAATATTTTTAAAGCCAGATTTTTCAGAAATTTCTGTAATCAACAAATCTTTATTTTTTAATAATCTACACGCGTTTTCTATTCTAACTTCAATCAAAAACTGAAAATACGTCTTGTTGGTTCGTTGTTTAAAATACCTACAAAAGGCATTTGGCGTCATATAAGAAATTTCGGCAATGCTGTGTAAACTAATTTCTTTCTGATAATTGTTCATGGTAAATTCCATGATGTTGCTCATGCGTTTACCTTCGTTATCAGAATATTTTTTTGGATAAATAAACGTAGAAAGCGGTTGTATGTCGGCTTTTAACAATTCTCGAATAATCGTTAAAAATAAAATAAATCGCTGTAAGTTTGATGCTTTTTTAAGCTGCTGAAACAATTCTAAAACAACATTTTTATTGGAAGTTAAAATTCCGCCAGATGCACTCATCGTAAATATTTGTTGAATTTCTTTAAAATCTCCCAACTCAAAAAAGTGTTCACCAAAAGATGTTTTTGTGAAAAATAAGGTTTGCATAAACGTGGTTTTCCAAGTAGAAGTATCACTTTTAAAAACATGCGGTAAATTACTTCCGATAATTAAAATATCTCCAGATTTGTATTCGTTAATAGAATCTCCAACGACAATACTTCCTTCGCCTTTTACAATTGCACACAACTGAATTTCTTCATGTTGATGCAATTTATCGTACAAGATTTTTCCTTTATCTTCTTGATAAATTAAAGAAACATCTTTTAGTTTTGGAATTTTAAATGGTAAAACTTTCATTTGATAAAAATACAAACATGTGCTAATATTTGCTTTATATTTTAATAATTATTTAAAATAAGGTTAAAAAAGTATCAACTAATGATAGAATTGGAAAATCAAAAAAGAGAAAACCGATGTAGATTTGTAAAAAAACTAGTACAATGAGTATACAATGGAATGGTGTGATGCCAGCAGTAACAACTAAATTTTCTGATGATGATACCTTAGATTTGGTAAATTTTGAAGTAAACATTAAAGCGCAATTAGAAGCTGGAGTTAATGGAATTATTTTAGGCGGAACATTAGGAGAAGCAAGTACTTTAACAGCAGGCGAAAAGAAAATTTTAATAGAAAAAACGGTAGAAATTGTAAAAGGAAAAGTTCCTGTAATTATCAACATTGCAGAACAATCTACAAAAGACGCCATTGAAGCTGCTCGTTTAGCAAAAGAATATGGAGCGCAAGGATTAATGATGTTGCCTCCAATGCGTTACAAAGCAGATGACAGAGAAACAGTAACCTACTTTAAAAAAGTAGCAAATAGCACTTCGTTGCCAATTATGATTTATAACAATCCTGTAGATTATGGAATTGAAGTTACCTTAGATATGTTTGCCGAGTTGGCTGAGTGTAAAAATATTGAAGCTGTAAAAGAATCAACCAGAGATATTTCTAATATGTCAAGATTTCGAAACCGTTTTGGTAACCGTTTTGCCATTTTATGTGGTGTAGATACGTTGGCATTAGAATACATTTTAATGGGTGCAGATGGTTGGGTTGCAGGCTTAGTATGTGCTTTTCCAGCAGAAACTGTTGCCATTTGCAACTTAGCAAAAGCAGGAAGAACTCAAGAAGCAATTGAAATTTATCGATGGTTTTTGCCTATATTAGAGTTAGATATAAACACTAAATTAGTGCAGAATATTAAGTTGGCAGAAGTAGCAACAGGAATTGGAACAGAAAATGTTAGAGAGCCACGTTTGCCTTTGATTGGAGCAGAACGAAAACGTGTATTGGCAATTATTGAAAATGGATTAAAAACAAGACCAACATTGCCAGCGTATAAAAATTTATAAATTACTTTGGGTGTTACCGCAAAAAAGCGGTCAGGCTTTTCGCTAAATCTTTTGTTTAAATAACAAAAGGATATCGCTTCAATCCTTAACACAAAACAAGTAACTACAAAGAAAATAATAAATAGAATCATGTTAGAAATTAGACCAACATGCGAACATTGTAACAAATCATTGCCATTTGATTCTCAAGAGGCAATGATTTGTACGTTTGAATGTACCTTTTGTAAAGACTGTGTAGATTCAGTTTTACAGCATGTTTGTCCAAATTGTGGTGGTAATTTTACAAAACGACCAATTAGACCAAAAACACTATTAGAAAAATATCCAACAGCAACAAAAATTATTCACAAACCTGTTGATATAGCAACACATTTAAAAATAATTGGTTAAAATACAAGAGAAATGAAAGTAGATTTAAAACAGAAATTTAAAGTAGTTTTAGTATTCATATTATTAACAACTATAAATGTTTTCGCCCAGCAAAAACCTGCTTTTTCTTATACAGTTTCTTTTCCGGATACAAAATCAAAATCGTATCATGTAGAATTAAACACGTCTGGCTGGAATCAAAATTCCGTTCAATTTAAAATGCCAAGATGGATGCCTGGATATTATCAAATCATGGATTATGGTAAAAATGTGTACAATATTTCTGCTATCGATAATGAAAAAAATGCACTTTCTTTAAAACAAATAGACGACAGTACTTGGGAAATTAGTGGAGTTAAAAACCAATCATTTAAAATAATGTATGATGTAAAAACGACTCGAAAATTTGTGGCTATGAGTTTTGTTGATGAAAATCATGGATACTTAATTGGTGGAAATTCGTTTTTGTATGTAGATGGTTTTATAAACGAACCAGTCCGTGTAAAAGTTTTAAAAAAAACTACTTGGAGCAAAATTGCAACAGGTTTAGAATTGGTAAAAGGAACTTCAAATGAATTTATTGCTTCAGATTTTGATATTCTTTATGACAGCCCTATTCTTATTGGAGATTTAGAAGAATTACAATCGTTTAAAGTGTACGGAGTTGAACATCATTTTATTGGTTATAAAATGGGAGATTTTGATAAAAAGGAATTTATTAAAAATCTACAATCAGTAGTAAAATCAGCCGCAGATATTATTGGAGATATCCCTTTTAAAAAATATACATTTATAGCAATTGGACCAGGAAGAGGAGGTATTGAACATTTAAATAACACCACAGTTAGTTTTGATGGAAGTCAACTTAAAACAAAAGCTGGAATGAATAAAATGATGAACTTTTTGGCGCACGAATACTTTCATCATTATAATGTAAAACGAATAAGACCAATAGAAGTTGGTCCATTTGATTATGCTAAAGGAAGCAAAACAAATCTACTTTGGATTAGTGAAGGACTTTCTGTGTATTATGAATATTTAATGGTAAAAAGAGCAGGGCTTTCTAGTGATAAAATGTTGTTTCAAAACTTTGAAAACAATATCAACACTTTTGAAAATAATCCAGGAAGAAAGCTTCAATCATTAACTCAAGCAAGTTACGAAACATGGAAAGATGGACCGATGGGGAATTTTCGAAAAGGAGAGACAATTTCTTATTATGAAAAAGGACCAATTGTTGGGTTGTTGTTAGATTTTGCAATTAGAAATGCTACCGAAAATAAAAAATCACTCGATGATGTAATGCGCTTTTTGTATAGGGAGTATTACAAGAAAAAACAAAGGGGTTTTAGTGATGCAGAGTTTCAACAAGCTTGTGAAACCATTGCGGGGGCTTCATTAAAAGCATTTTTTGAATATATTTATACAACTAAAGAATTAGATTATAAAACATATTTAAGTTTTGGAGGTTTAAAATTAGAATTTAAAACCAATGAAATTGATAAAAAGAAAGAGTTTACTTTAAGTAAAATAGAAAACCCAACGGGTTTACAGCAAAAAATATTAAAATCATGGTTAGGTGAATAGTATTCGTTTTTAGAAAACTTAGCTTAAAATAGAAATAAAACATTGAAAATGATCACAGGAAAAAATTATATTGGAAATCAACTTTCCGCAATAGGAACTAAAACGTACACCACGTTTAATCCACAAACAAATACAGAAAATACAACTGTTTTTACAGAAGCAAATTCTGATGAAATCAACCAAGCCGCAGAATTAGCAACAGCAGCATTTCAAACCTATTCTAAAAAAACAGGTAAAGAAAAAGCAGCTTTTTTAAGAGCTATTGCAGAAGAAATTGAAGCCTTGGGCGATAAATTAGTTGAAGTGTATACTCTAGAGAGTGGATTGCCCGAAGGACGAGCAAAAGGAGAGCGTAGCAGAACAGTTGGACAATTAAGAGCTTTTGCGGCTCATGTTGAAGAAAGTTCTTGGGTAGAAGCAACAATTGATACTGCACAACCAGAAAGAAAACCAATGCCGAAAGGAGATTTACGTAAAATGTATATTCCTTTAGGACCAATTGTAGTTTTTGGTGCAAGTAATTTTCCGTTAGCGTATTCTACTGCTGGTGGAGATACTGCTGCAGCTTTGGGAGCAGGTTGTCCGGTAATTGTAAAATCGCATCCAATGCACGCAGGAACTGGAGAATTAGTTGCGTCGGCCGTAATAAAAGCTGCTAAAAAAACAGGAATGCCAAACGGCGTATTTTCTAATTTAAATAGTAGCGGAATTGAAGTTGGACAAGAATTAGTAAAACATCCAAAGGTAAAAGGAGTTGGATTTACAGGTAGTATTCGAGGAGGAAGAGCGCTATTTGATTTAGCGGGACAAAGACCTGAACCAATTCCGGTTTTTGCAGAAATGGGTAGTATCAATCCAGTCGTATTTTTACCAGAAGCTTTAAAGGAAAAAGCTACAGATTGGGCAAAAAAATATGCGAGTTCAATTACTTTGGGTTCAGGTCAATTCTGCACAAACCCAGGTTTGTTAATTGGAGTTAAAGGAAATGGATTGAATCAATTTGCTCAAACCTTAGCAGAAGAAATTGTAAAAATTGAACCAACTTGTATGTTACATCCAAATATTGTTGGAGCGTACAATAGCAATAAATCAAAAGCAATTGCTCAAGATGGAATTAAAATATTAGCAGATTTTTCCGGAGATATTAAAAGCAACTATGGACGTCAAATAGTTTCTAAGGTTGATGGAAAAATATTTTTAGAAAACCCAACATTACATCACGAAGTTTTTGGGCCTTTTTCTCTGATTGTTGAATGTGAAAATGAAACACAATTAGAAGAAGTTTTAAATAAATTAGAAGGACAATTAACAGGTACAATTGTAGCAACAGATACTGAACTAGTTTCAAATGCAGGAATTGTATCAGCAATGCAAAATAGAGTTGGAAGAATTATTTTTAATGGTGTTCCAACAGGAGTAGAGGTGTGTCCTTCGATGCAACACGGTGGCCCATATCCAGCATCAACAGATTCGAGATTTACTGCAGTTGGAGTAGATTCCATCAAACGTTGGATTAGACCATTTAGTTTTCAATCTTGGCCAAATGATTTGTTGCCAAATGAACTAAAAAATGAAAATCCGCTTGGAATTTTAAGAAACGTCAACGGAATAAAAACTACTGATAAAATATAGTACTATGAAAATATTCAAACTCTTTGGGCTTGTCCTTTTAATAAGTTTTTCGGCTTGTAAAAAAATTTCGTCAAGTGATCAATTAAATAACATCATTAAAGAATATGAGAAGCCCAGAGAGTATGAGTTTAATAGATATGAATCTGTAGAAAATACCATTAAATATTATCAATCAGAAGCTGATTTTGCTGCAAATTTAAAAGAAAAACTAGCTGCTGTTTCTGTGGAAGGTTTGTCTGAAACGGATAAAATATCCAAAGAATTATTATTGTTTGTTTTGCAAGATAAAATAGATACGCAGACGTATAAAATGTATTTAAACCCGATTACAAACGAGTCTGCTTTTCATTTAAATTTGAGTAGAATGGCAAACAGAAATTTTAAAAACAAAGCTCAAGTTATTGGTTATTTAAACCAATTAAATGAGTTGCCAAAGCGAGTAGATTACAATTTAAACCTGTTAAGAGCTGGAGTTAAAGAAGGCATTTCGCAACCAAAAGCGGTTTTTTATAAGTACGAAAACACCTACAACAAACATATTGTGGCTGATGTAACGAAGAGCGAGTTTTATGCGCCATTTCACAAATTACCAACATCATTTTCGTCTGCTTTAAAAGATTCTATCATTGCAGTAGCAAAAATAAGTGTTCAAAAAAACGCCATAGATCAGTATAAAAAAATTAAAACTTTTTTTGAAAAGGAATACTTTCCGAATACTAGAAAAGGTTTAGGAGTTTCTACCACTCCAAACGGAAAAAAATTTTATCAAAATCGCATTAATTTTTACACCACAAGTACCAAATATACGGCAGAAGATATCCATCAAATCGGATTGAAAGAAGTGGCTAGAATTAAAGCAGAAATGCAACAAATAATTAAAAATTTAGGTTTTAAAGGTTCGTTTGCAGATTTTTTAAAATTCTTAAGAACTGATGAGCAATTCTATGCAAAAACTCCGAAAGAATTAATCATGTTTGCAAGAGACATTGCAAAAAGAATTGATGCAGAATTGCCTAAGTTTTTTAAAACTTTACCTAGAAAACCGTATGGTGTTGTGCCTGTTCCTGCTGCAATTGCACCAAATTATACTGGCGGAAGATATTCGGGCTCTAGAAGTGAAACTTCGGCAGGTTTTTATTGGGTAAACACCTATAATTTACCAAGCAGAACATTGTATACAATTCCGGCTTTAACAGCACATGAAGCAGTCCCGGGACATCATTTACAAATGTCTTTGAATAACGAATTGCCAAAAACAATTCCGCAATTTAGAAGAAATTTATATTTATCAGCATTTGGAGAAGGTTGGGGATTGTATTCAGAATATTTAGCAGACGAAATGGGTATTTATACAACTCCGTATGAAAAATTTGGACAATTAACGTATGAAATGTGGCGCGCTTGTAGATTGGTGGTTGATACCGGAGTGCATGTAAAAGGTTGGACACGTCAAGAAATGATAGATTATATGGCATCAAATACGGCTTTATCGATGCATGAAGTTACCACAGAAACAGATCGTTATATTTCTTGGCCAGGACAAGCATTATCGTATAAAATGGGAGAACTTAAAATTCGTGAAATGCGAAAAAAAGCGGAAGCTGAATTAGGAGAAAAGTTTAATATTAGAGATTTTCACGAAGTGATTCTAGAAGAAGGAACCGTTACCTTATCCATTTTAGAAAATAGAATACTTAATTATATTGATGCTAAAAAAAATGAGTAGAAAAACATTTTTTTGTGTGGATGCACATACTTGCGGAAACCCAGTAAGAGTTGTTGCTGGTGGGGGACCAAATTTGGTTGGTAAAAACATGAGCGAAAAGCGTCAGCATTTTATAAAAGAATACGATTGGATCAGAAAAGGGTTGATGTTTGAACCACGCGGACACGATATGATGAGTGGAAGTATTTTATTTCCACCGCACAATCCAGAAAATGATTTTGCTATTTTATTTATAGAAACTTCGGGTTGTTTGCCAATGTGTGGACACGGAACAATTGGTGCAATTACCATCGCAATTGAAGAAGGGTTAATCATGCCAAAAGTTTCTGGAAAAATTAAAATGGAAGCGCCAGCTGGTTTGGTACATATTGAATACGGACAAACAGGTAAAAAAGTAGATTGGGTAAAATTAACCAATGTAAAAAGTTATTTAGCCGCAGAAAATTTAACGGTTGATTGCCCTGAATTAGGAGAAATATCGTTTGATGTAGCTTATGGTGGAAATTATTACGCCATTGTAGACCCTCAGAAAAACTTTTCTGGAGTACACGATTTTACAGCTTCAAAAATTATTCAATATTCTCAAGTTGTTCGAGATCGAATTAAAGAAAAATATTCAAATCAATTTATCCATCCAGAAAACGACACGATTAGAGATGTAACACATTTATTGTGGTCAGGAGACCCAATTGATCCAACATCATCCGGAAGAAATGCTGTTTTTTATGGCGATAAAGCTATTGATAGAAGTCCGTGCGGAACAGGAACATCTGCAAGATTAGCGCAATTATATGCCAAAGGAAAATTAAAAAAAGGAGAACAATTTATCCACGAGAGTTTTATTGGTAGCAAATTTATTGGTTGTGTAGAAGAGGAAACAACTTTAGATGGAAAATTAGCAATTATTCCAAGTGTTCAAGGTTGGGCAAAAATTTATGGATATAACACGATTATTATTGATGATGAAGATGATCCGTATGCACACGGATTTCAAGTGATATAACTAATGAAACAATGTAATAATGACGTAATGAAGCAGTGAAAAGATACTAAAAAAGAAAAATTATGGAAATGCCAGAATTTGTTGAAAGATTAAAGAAAAAATACAAATATCAATTAACACATTAATTCATTTTATCATTAAATATGAAAAATTGTATCATCATCGGCGGTGGAATTATAGGCTTAAGTACCGCTTATTATCTTCAAAAAGAAGGGCATCAGGTTACGGTAATCGATAAATCAGATTTTACAAGTGGCGCATCTTATGTAAATGCAGGTTATATTACTCCGAGTCACTTTATTTCGTTGGCTTCTCCAGGGATTATTACACAAGGGATTAAATGGATGTTTAATGCATCGAGCCCTTTTTATGTAAAACCGAGCTTAGATCTTGATTTTTTAAAGTGGGGTTTGGCTTTCAAAAAATCTGCAACAGCAAAAAAAGTTGAAAAATCCATTCCCGTTATAAAAGATATCAATTTGCTTGGAAGAGATTTATATGAAGCACTAAAAGCTTCGGGTGATTTTAACTTTCATTACCAACGCAAAGGATTATTAGTGTACTATCAATCAGATAAAGTAGGTGAGCACGAGTGGAAAATTGGACAAAGAGGAATTCATGAAGGTTTAGGAGTGCAAAATTTATCTTTAGAAGGGATTAAAAAAATGGAACCAAATATAGATTTAAATGTAAAAGGAGCGGTCTATTTTGATTGTGATGCACATATGACTCCAACTGATTTTATGCCAGAAATGGTCTCATATTTAAAATCAAAAGGTGTAAAAATTTTAGCAAACGAAGAAGTAAAAGATGTTGTAGTTGTAAATGAAACAATTAAAAGTGTTATTACAAATAGAGCTCGTTATGAAGCCGATGAAATTGTTATGGCAGCAGGAAGTTGGTCCCCGTTATTATCAAAAAAACTCGGAATTAAAATTTTGATTCAGGCAGGAAAAGGATATCGCATTAATGTTGAAAGAGAAACCAATATTACGATTCCATCAATTTTATGCGAAGCAAATGTTGCGGTTACTCCAATGTCTGGTTTTACTCGTTTTGCAGGAACTATGGAAATTGGTGGAATCAATCATAAAATAAATCCAGTACGTGTAAATGCAATTGCAACTGCTGCTCAAAAATTTTACAACAATTTAGAAATTACCGAACAAGAAAAAAACGAGGCACAATGTGGATTGCGACCGTGTTCTCCAGATGGTTTGCCTTATATAGGAAAATCATCGAAATGTAAAAACTTAACCATTGCAGCTGGTCATGCAATGATGGGTTGGAGTTTGGGTCCGGCAACCGGAAAATTAGTTTCTGAAATTATTTCAGATAAAAAAACAAGCTTAGATTTGAACCCATTTCATCCAGATAGAAAATTTTAATTCTCTAAATCGTTAATATCCAAGCGCATTTGAATCATATGCTTTGAAAAACCAACTTTTTCATACGCTTTAATTGCAGATGGATTTGTACTGTATACATCCAAACGAATTTCATGTACGTTTTTTGTTTTACTCCAGATTAATAATGCATCAATAATTAATTTATTATACCCATTTCCTCGATGTTTTTCTGGAACAAACATAAAACCTAAATACGCATGTTTATTGTGTTTTAAATAAACGCTGTCTGGTTTTACCTTTGCATATCCAGAAGCAACCAATTCGTCATTAATTTCTACAACATACAAAACAGCATCATCATTGGTGATGAAATTTTCTAAATCATAATACACAACTTTACCGTCTTTTATAGTCGCATCCATCGGCCGTTCGGCATTTACCAAATCATCCATAAATGTGTCTAAAATTGGCAAGTCATCTTTTGTTGCTAATCGAACTATTGGTTTCATACTAAGCAGAAGTATCAGCAATGATTTTCCATTCGCCATTTATCTTTTTAAAGATAATCATAAATATACCGTTTGCATTTCCAACGTTGCGAGTTAAATGAAATTCTCCCATTACAAAATATGCACCCTCATTAATTTTAGAAATGTCATTGATTTTAAATTGTAACGTTCCAGAATGATCTGGAGTTG encodes:
- a CDS encoding MmcQ/YjbR family DNA-binding protein — its product is MHIEQLREYCISKKGVTEHFPFDDVTLVFKVMGRMFALVGLNHWEKGETNINLKCDPEWAEELRGEYESVNAGWHMSKKHWNTVTLNNDVSDTFAFELIDHSYDLVVKGLTKKLKEELKNS
- a CDS encoding AraC family transcriptional regulator gives rise to the protein MKVLPFKIPKLKDVSLIYQEDKGKILYDKLHQHEEIQLCAIVKGEGSIVVGDSINEYKSGDILIIGSNLPHVFKSDTSTWKTTFMQTLFFTKTSFGEHFFELGDFKEIQQIFTMSASGGILTSNKNVVLELFQQLKKASNLQRFILFLTIIRELLKADIQPLSTFIYPKKYSDNEGKRMSNIMEFTMNNYQKEISLHSIAEISYMTPNAFCRYFKQRTNKTYFQFLIEVRIENACRLLKNKDLLITEISEKSGFKNISNFNRKFKENKGITPSNYRSLH
- a CDS encoding dihydrodipicolinate synthase family protein, producing MSIQWNGVMPAVTTKFSDDDTLDLVNFEVNIKAQLEAGVNGIILGGTLGEASTLTAGEKKILIEKTVEIVKGKVPVIINIAEQSTKDAIEAARLAKEYGAQGLMMLPPMRYKADDRETVTYFKKVANSTSLPIMIYNNPVDYGIEVTLDMFAELAECKNIEAVKESTRDISNMSRFRNRFGNRFAILCGVDTLALEYILMGADGWVAGLVCAFPAETVAICNLAKAGRTQEAIEIYRWFLPILELDINTKLVQNIKLAEVATGIGTENVREPRLPLIGAERKRVLAIIENGLKTRPTLPAYKNL
- a CDS encoding DUF1272 domain-containing protein codes for the protein MLEIRPTCEHCNKSLPFDSQEAMICTFECTFCKDCVDSVLQHVCPNCGGNFTKRPIRPKTLLEKYPTATKIIHKPVDIATHLKIIG
- a CDS encoding M61 family metallopeptidase; translation: MKVDLKQKFKVVLVFILLTTINVFAQQKPAFSYTVSFPDTKSKSYHVELNTSGWNQNSVQFKMPRWMPGYYQIMDYGKNVYNISAIDNEKNALSLKQIDDSTWEISGVKNQSFKIMYDVKTTRKFVAMSFVDENHGYLIGGNSFLYVDGFINEPVRVKVLKKTTWSKIATGLELVKGTSNEFIASDFDILYDSPILIGDLEELQSFKVYGVEHHFIGYKMGDFDKKEFIKNLQSVVKSAADIIGDIPFKKYTFIAIGPGRGGIEHLNNTTVSFDGSQLKTKAGMNKMMNFLAHEYFHHYNVKRIRPIEVGPFDYAKGSKTNLLWISEGLSVYYEYLMVKRAGLSSDKMLFQNFENNINTFENNPGRKLQSLTQASYETWKDGPMGNFRKGETISYYEKGPIVGLLLDFAIRNATENKKSLDDVMRFLYREYYKKKQRGFSDAEFQQACETIAGASLKAFFEYIYTTKELDYKTYLSFGGLKLEFKTNEIDKKKEFTLSKIENPTGLQQKILKSWLGE
- a CDS encoding aldehyde dehydrogenase (NADP(+)), with amino-acid sequence MITGKNYIGNQLSAIGTKTYTTFNPQTNTENTTVFTEANSDEINQAAELATAAFQTYSKKTGKEKAAFLRAIAEEIEALGDKLVEVYTLESGLPEGRAKGERSRTVGQLRAFAAHVEESSWVEATIDTAQPERKPMPKGDLRKMYIPLGPIVVFGASNFPLAYSTAGGDTAAALGAGCPVIVKSHPMHAGTGELVASAVIKAAKKTGMPNGVFSNLNSSGIEVGQELVKHPKVKGVGFTGSIRGGRALFDLAGQRPEPIPVFAEMGSINPVVFLPEALKEKATDWAKKYASSITLGSGQFCTNPGLLIGVKGNGLNQFAQTLAEEIVKIEPTCMLHPNIVGAYNSNKSKAIAQDGIKILADFSGDIKSNYGRQIVSKVDGKIFLENPTLHHEVFGPFSLIVECENETQLEEVLNKLEGQLTGTIVATDTELVSNAGIVSAMQNRVGRIIFNGVPTGVEVCPSMQHGGPYPASTDSRFTAVGVDSIKRWIRPFSFQSWPNDLLPNELKNENPLGILRNVNGIKTTDKI
- a CDS encoding DUF885 domain-containing protein, yielding MKIFKLFGLVLLISFSACKKISSSDQLNNIIKEYEKPREYEFNRYESVENTIKYYQSEADFAANLKEKLAAVSVEGLSETDKISKELLLFVLQDKIDTQTYKMYLNPITNESAFHLNLSRMANRNFKNKAQVIGYLNQLNELPKRVDYNLNLLRAGVKEGISQPKAVFYKYENTYNKHIVADVTKSEFYAPFHKLPTSFSSALKDSIIAVAKISVQKNAIDQYKKIKTFFEKEYFPNTRKGLGVSTTPNGKKFYQNRINFYTTSTKYTAEDIHQIGLKEVARIKAEMQQIIKNLGFKGSFADFLKFLRTDEQFYAKTPKELIMFARDIAKRIDAELPKFFKTLPRKPYGVVPVPAAIAPNYTGGRYSGSRSETSAGFYWVNTYNLPSRTLYTIPALTAHEAVPGHHLQMSLNNELPKTIPQFRRNLYLSAFGEGWGLYSEYLADEMGIYTTPYEKFGQLTYEMWRACRLVVDTGVHVKGWTRQEMIDYMASNTALSMHEVTTETDRYISWPGQALSYKMGELKIREMRKKAEAELGEKFNIRDFHEVILEEGTVTLSILENRILNYIDAKKNE
- a CDS encoding 4-hydroxyproline epimerase yields the protein MSRKTFFCVDAHTCGNPVRVVAGGGPNLVGKNMSEKRQHFIKEYDWIRKGLMFEPRGHDMMSGSILFPPHNPENDFAILFIETSGCLPMCGHGTIGAITIAIEEGLIMPKVSGKIKMEAPAGLVHIEYGQTGKKVDWVKLTNVKSYLAAENLTVDCPELGEISFDVAYGGNYYAIVDPQKNFSGVHDFTASKIIQYSQVVRDRIKEKYSNQFIHPENDTIRDVTHLLWSGDPIDPTSSGRNAVFYGDKAIDRSPCGTGTSARLAQLYAKGKLKKGEQFIHESFIGSKFIGCVEEETTLDGKLAIIPSVQGWAKIYGYNTIIIDDEDDPYAHGFQVI
- a CDS encoding NAD(P)/FAD-dependent oxidoreductase, producing MKNCIIIGGGIIGLSTAYYLQKEGHQVTVIDKSDFTSGASYVNAGYITPSHFISLASPGIITQGIKWMFNASSPFYVKPSLDLDFLKWGLAFKKSATAKKVEKSIPVIKDINLLGRDLYEALKASGDFNFHYQRKGLLVYYQSDKVGEHEWKIGQRGIHEGLGVQNLSLEGIKKMEPNIDLNVKGAVYFDCDAHMTPTDFMPEMVSYLKSKGVKILANEEVKDVVVVNETIKSVITNRARYEADEIVMAAGSWSPLLSKKLGIKILIQAGKGYRINVERETNITIPSILCEANVAVTPMSGFTRFAGTMEIGGINHKINPVRVNAIATAAQKFYNNLEITEQEKNEAQCGLRPCSPDGLPYIGKSSKCKNLTIAAGHAMMGWSLGPATGKLVSEIISDKKTSLDLNPFHPDRKF
- a CDS encoding GNAT family N-acetyltransferase is translated as MKPIVRLATKDDLPILDTFMDDLVNAERPMDATIKDGKVVYYDLENFITNDDAVLYVVEINDELVASGYAKVKPDSVYLKHNKHAYLGFMFVPEKHRGNGYNKLIIDALLIWSKTKNVHEIRLDVYSTNPSAIKAYEKVGFSKHMIQMRLDINDLEN